One Candidatus Omnitrophota bacterium DNA window includes the following coding sequences:
- a CDS encoding nucleotide sugar dehydrogenase, producing the protein MKKKDNERFSFDVVIIGGLGHVGLPLGLVLANKGLRTCLCDIDPAKAGMVKKGIMPFMEHGAEPILREVLKNEKLKVSLDEKVVSKGRYVIIAIGTPVDEHLTPKTRAFLELFLKLKRYLNKRQVIIIRSTVYPHTCQQVLKILGRNAGWRIAYCPERIVQGYAVKELNELPQIVAGMSDEAVDEAARLFGVISPKIIKTSMGEAELVKLFTNSWRYMQFAMTNQFYMITRNFGVDYNNVRKAMTEGYGRMATLPTAGFAAGPCLLKDTMQLAAFSSNNFILGHAAMMINEGLPNFLVEKLREKRDLHKTMIGILGMAFKADTDDIRDSLSYKLGKILRFHGATVYYSDEYAKNSDFVTKEKLLKSCDVIIVGAPHSAYKKIHIPEKVDVIDLWGIIERKNAKV; encoded by the coding sequence ATGAAAAAGAAGGATAATGAGCGCTTTTCTTTCGATGTGGTGATCATAGGCGGCCTGGGGCATGTCGGATTACCCCTTGGCCTGGTGCTGGCCAACAAGGGCCTTAGGACGTGCCTGTGCGATATCGACCCGGCCAAGGCAGGCATGGTAAAAAAAGGCATCATGCCCTTTATGGAGCATGGCGCCGAACCGATATTAAGAGAAGTTCTGAAAAATGAGAAACTTAAAGTATCGTTGGATGAAAAGGTCGTTTCAAAAGGAAGGTATGTCATCATAGCTATAGGGACGCCCGTAGACGAACACCTCACCCCGAAGACACGCGCCTTTCTGGAGCTTTTTCTTAAATTAAAGAGATATCTGAACAAAAGACAGGTCATTATCATTCGCAGTACGGTCTATCCTCACACCTGCCAGCAGGTCTTAAAGATATTGGGCCGGAATGCCGGATGGCGCATAGCGTATTGTCCGGAGCGGATAGTCCAGGGATATGCCGTTAAAGAATTGAATGAATTGCCCCAGATAGTTGCCGGCATGAGCGATGAAGCGGTTGATGAGGCCGCGAGACTGTTCGGCGTTATTTCGCCCAAGATCATTAAGACCTCTATGGGAGAGGCGGAGCTGGTCAAGCTGTTTACTAATTCCTGGAGATACATGCAATTTGCCATGACCAATCAATTCTATATGATCACCAGGAATTTCGGGGTTGACTATAACAATGTGCGCAAAGCGATGACCGAAGGGTATGGCAGGATGGCGACCTTGCCGACAGCAGGTTTTGCTGCAGGCCCTTGCCTTCTGAAAGATACGATGCAGCTGGCCGCATTCAGCAGCAATAATTTTATTTTAGGCCATGCGGCGATGATGATCAATGAGGGCCTGCCTAATTTCTTGGTGGAGAAATTAAGGGAAAAGCGCGACCTGCATAAAACCATGATAGGCATACTCGGGATGGCCTTCAAGGCCGATACTGATGATATAAGAGATTCACTTTCGTATAAACTCGGTAAGATCTTAAGGTTTCACGGAGCGACGGTCTACTATTCCGATGAATATGCTAAAAATTCGGATTTTGTTACGAAAGAAAAGCTGTTAAAATCCTGCGATGTGATAATAGTCGGGGCTCCTCATTCCGCCTATAAAAAAATACATATTCCGGAAAAAGTAGATGTTATCGATTTATGGGGAATAATTGAAAGAAAAAATGCAAAAGTATAA
- a CDS encoding DegT/DnrJ/EryC1/StrS family aminotransferase, with protein MKIPILDLQAQYKSIKNEIDAALMKVVGSQHFILGPEVEAFEREVAVYCGTKYAVGVASGTDALILSLKALGIGPGDEVITTPFTFFATAESVSILGAKPIFVDIDPKTYCINPELIEDKITKRTKAIIPVHLFGQCADMDRILEIAKINNLKVIEDTAQAMGATYKDRQAGSMGDAGALSFFPSKNLGGFGDGGMVVTNNKAIADKIKMLRVHGSTIRYIHSEIGANSRLDALQAAILRIKLKYLNKWLDGRRRAAQYYNDHLKDISAIMAPFAPSYNTHTYHLYTLRVKPSPEKLAKFLNDAGIEARTYYPVPLHLQECYKDLNYKKGAIPESESAASQTFSIPIYPELGTKELKLIVEKIIEGSK; from the coding sequence ATGAAGATACCTATTTTAGATTTGCAAGCGCAGTATAAGAGCATAAAAAATGAGATAGACGCAGCTTTAATGAAAGTTGTCGGAAGCCAGCATTTTATACTTGGGCCGGAGGTGGAGGCATTCGAACGCGAAGTTGCCGTATATTGCGGGACAAAATACGCGGTAGGCGTTGCCTCAGGCACGGATGCGCTTATATTATCGCTCAAGGCTCTTGGCATAGGCCCCGGCGATGAAGTCATTACAACTCCATTTACATTTTTCGCTACGGCCGAATCGGTGTCTATATTGGGCGCGAAGCCGATATTTGTTGATATCGACCCGAAGACTTACTGCATTAATCCGGAATTGATAGAAGATAAGATAACCAAACGCACTAAGGCGATTATCCCTGTGCACTTGTTTGGCCAATGTGCCGATATGGACAGAATTTTAGAAATCGCTAAGATCAATAATTTAAAAGTGATCGAAGATACGGCTCAAGCCATGGGCGCAACCTATAAAGACAGGCAGGCTGGATCAATGGGCGATGCGGGAGCTTTAAGTTTTTTCCCGAGCAAGAATTTGGGCGGTTTCGGTGACGGCGGCATGGTTGTCACAAATAATAAGGCAATTGCCGACAAAATAAAGATGCTGCGCGTTCATGGCAGCACGATAAGATATATTCATTCAGAGATAGGCGCTAATTCCCGCCTCGATGCTCTCCAGGCGGCTATTCTAAGGATAAAGCTCAAATATTTGAACAAGTGGCTGGATGGCCGACGCAGGGCCGCCCAGTACTATAATGATCATTTGAAAGATATAAGCGCTATTATGGCACCATTTGCACCTTCTTATAATACGCATACTTACCATCTTTACACTTTGCGGGTCAAGCCAAGTCCAGAGAAATTAGCAAAATTTCTTAATGACGCAGGTATTGAGGCCCGGACCTACTATCCTGTTCCGTTACACCTGCAAGAGTGTTACAAAGACCTAAATTACAAAAAAGGCGCTATTCCTGAATCTGAATCCGCCGCCTCCCAAACTTTTTCCATACCGATATATCCTGAGTTGGGAACCAAAGAGCTGAAACTTATAGTAGAAAAAATCATTGAAGGCTCAAAATAA
- a CDS encoding glycosyltransferase: protein MSGKKVSVIIPMYNASGCIESCLSAVSRQTAGDLEVLLVDDCSTDDTVQKAQSYPFKIIKTGKRISPAKVRNYGAKNASGDILVFVDADVMLNPDSVEEIINAISAPGTDSVFGIYAEDTPQPGFFSQFQNLFIVYRYERLSSPTDITCSFFFAIKKSVFEAIGEYNEEMSYYEDIELGKRLAKGGYHCKIDPKLRVTHLKYYNHLGLIKDYLKKSAEVGLYVKREGFSGKVKDNAWPLSIKIAALSGLCLLFSISLLKITFVPFLLFFGVYNISIAPFLSYLVKARGLLFGLRSYVVLFEIYPVFLAGLSYGILKRGTHG from the coding sequence ATGTCAGGTAAAAAAGTATCTGTAATTATACCGATGTATAATGCCTCCGGCTGCATCGAGAGCTGTCTGTCGGCTGTATCAAGACAGACGGCCGGGGATCTCGAGGTTCTACTGGTAGACGATTGCTCTACGGATGACACTGTTCAAAAAGCGCAAAGTTATCCGTTTAAGATAATCAAGACCGGAAAGCGTATTTCTCCGGCCAAGGTAAGGAACTACGGGGCAAAAAATGCTTCCGGAGATATCCTTGTATTTGTTGATGCGGATGTCATGCTTAATCCGGACTCAGTGGAGGAAATTATTAATGCGATATCCGCGCCTGGTACGGACTCGGTTTTCGGTATATATGCAGAAGATACCCCTCAGCCCGGTTTTTTCAGCCAGTTCCAAAACTTATTCATAGTGTACAGATATGAAAGATTGTCCAGCCCTACGGACATCACCTGTTCTTTTTTCTTTGCCATAAAAAAGAGCGTTTTTGAGGCTATCGGGGAATATAACGAAGAGATGTCTTATTACGAAGATATTGAGCTCGGCAAAAGGCTTGCCAAGGGGGGCTACCATTGTAAAATTGACCCTAAGCTCAGGGTAACGCATCTGAAATATTATAATCATCTAGGCCTGATAAAAGACTATCTTAAGAAAAGCGCCGAAGTGGGGCTTTACGTAAAACGCGAAGGTTTTTCAGGAAAGGTAAAGGATAATGCGTGGCCCCTTTCGATTAAGATAGCGGCATTATCGGGCCTTTGTCTTTTATTTTCCATCAGCCTGCTCAAGATCACATTCGTCCCTTTTTTGCTGTTTTTTGGTGTATACAATATTTCGATAGCGCCTTTTTTATCGTATCTGGTCAAAGCCAGGGGCCTTCTTTTTGGCTTAAGGTCTTACGTTGTCCTGTTCGAGATCTATCCGGTTTTCCTTGCCGGGCTGTCTTACGGCATCCTGAAAAGGGGTACTCATGGCTAA
- a CDS encoding DUF362 domain-containing protein, protein MDNYIKKVSLVKGSGRYGNIQKSLDLIKPDLEVIRSKKEILIKPNLTATNNKTANTHREAVEAVIDFLLGNFAELRHSRFVILEGSGSAHYEKTSTNEVFRKFGYFDLIKKYDNVSIECIEDHADYSEHMIMSIAGPEKIRIVKRLSAFDFRISIGVPKTHNYAIATFGIKNMAGLIRQEDKSLLHGLRTPSAPDAKTIFTYIPTSAIAWMRRRLPGLVNLIFKKSVAYMRSTKVIHRNIVDLAKLTWPDLVVLDAFDCMDGNGPVDGFPVKLDAAVASTDALKADGVGARLMGLEPEDIGYLYYLHEEGLGDYSINGMVGASISDVRRNFMMHPTYNIQKNWYLAQI, encoded by the coding sequence ATGGATAACTATATTAAAAAAGTTTCTTTAGTCAAAGGCTCCGGCAGGTATGGCAATATACAAAAATCCCTGGACCTCATAAAGCCGGACCTGGAAGTGATCCGCAGTAAAAAAGAGATACTAATAAAGCCCAATCTGACTGCTACCAACAATAAAACTGCTAATACGCACCGGGAGGCGGTAGAGGCCGTAATAGATTTCTTGCTGGGTAATTTTGCCGAGCTGCGCCACAGCCGGTTCGTTATCCTGGAAGGGAGCGGAAGTGCGCATTATGAAAAGACATCCACGAATGAAGTCTTCAGAAAATTCGGGTATTTTGACCTCATAAAAAAATACGATAACGTAAGTATAGAATGCATTGAAGATCATGCGGATTATTCCGAGCATATGATCATGTCTATAGCGGGCCCTGAAAAGATACGGATCGTAAAGCGTTTATCCGCCTTTGACTTCAGGATATCCATAGGGGTGCCCAAAACTCATAACTACGCCATAGCTACATTCGGTATAAAAAATATGGCGGGCCTGATCAGGCAGGAAGACAAGTCGCTGCTTCACGGCCTCCGTACTCCAAGTGCGCCCGACGCCAAAACTATATTCACATATATTCCCACGTCTGCCATAGCTTGGATGAGGAGAAGGCTTCCGGGCCTGGTAAACCTTATTTTTAAAAAGTCGGTTGCGTACATGAGATCTACAAAGGTTATTCATAGAAATATTGTCGATCTGGCCAAACTTACCTGGCCGGATCTAGTGGTATTGGACGCGTTTGATTGCATGGACGGAAACGGCCCCGTAGACGGTTTTCCTGTAAAGCTGGATGCGGCGGTCGCGTCAACGGATGCCCTGAAAGCGGACGGGGTCGGGGCCAGATTAATGGGGCTTGAGCCAGAGGATATAGGTTATCTCTATTATCTGCATGAAGAAGGGCTGGGGGATTATTCTATTAACGGCATGGTAGGGGCCTCTATAAGCGATGTCAGGCGGAATTTTATGATGCACCCGACCTATAATATACAAAAGAACTGGTATTTGGCACAAATATAG
- a CDS encoding sugar nucleotide-binding protein: MQKYKKVLLTGAYGQLGTAILKEGVRGYFLTPGKDLLDITRYSSVEGYFNKHKFDAIIHCAALARMTECEKHPIAAIETNIKGTANLVMAVISEETRLKRPFRFIQISTDGVYPGTKGNYSEKDETIPYNIYGWTKLGAECAVHLLKNFCIIRTSFFNPGKISFDRSATDLYSSKVTIDYLARAIMVLLESKFIGTINIGSQRQSDYQRYKEFKPSLRPCRGTDISKSIGLDLAKDASLNYGQWKKIERGLLKNF, translated from the coding sequence ATGCAAAAGTATAAGAAGGTGCTTCTAACAGGGGCCTACGGCCAGCTGGGCACGGCTATATTAAAAGAAGGTGTCCGCGGATATTTTTTGACTCCCGGGAAGGATCTTTTAGATATAACGAGATATTCTTCAGTCGAAGGATATTTTAATAAACACAAGTTCGACGCTATCATACATTGCGCCGCTCTCGCGCGCATGACCGAATGTGAAAAGCATCCGATAGCGGCCATTGAAACAAATATAAAGGGGACGGCCAATCTTGTGATGGCGGTAATAAGCGAGGAGACGCGATTGAAGAGGCCCTTTAGATTTATACAGATCTCTACCGATGGGGTATATCCCGGCACAAAAGGTAATTATTCCGAAAAAGACGAAACCATTCCATATAATATTTATGGATGGACGAAGCTTGGCGCCGAGTGTGCCGTGCATTTGCTCAAAAATTTCTGTATTATACGTACCAGTTTTTTTAATCCGGGCAAGATTAGCTTTGACCGTTCCGCTACAGACCTGTATTCATCCAAAGTCACAATAGACTATCTGGCCAGGGCGATTATGGTATTGCTTGAAAGTAAATTTATCGGCACAATAAATATCGGCAGTCAAAGGCAATCTGATTACCAGAGGTATAAGGAATTCAAGCCCTCTTTACGGCCATGCAGGGGTACCGATATATCTAAAAGCATAGGCCTTGATCTTGCAAAGGACGCTTCTTTAAATTATGGACAATGGAAAAAAATAGAGCGAGGATTGTTAAAAAACTTCTAA
- a CDS encoding glycosyltransferase family 2 protein — translation MEKNRARIVKKLLMDRLDIVIPVYNEGENIATVFRLLKKDVSTPFRVLICYDRDDDNTLPVAKDAARELPYKVIFVKNNAGGVHNAVIAGFNASDAPAVLVFPADDNDNTRIIDRMYEKFKEGNDIVAASRFMKGGCMKGCPWLKSFLVRSASFTLYWLASIPIKDASNGFRLFSRRILDTVPIESSQGFTYSLEFLVKCHRLCWKIAEVPSSWYQREKGKSHFRLFKWLPYYLRWYFYGFITTYLRKVPAAVKLKG, via the coding sequence ATGGAAAAAAATAGAGCGAGGATTGTTAAAAAACTTCTAATGGATAGATTAGATATAGTCATTCCTGTTTATAACGAAGGCGAAAATATTGCGACAGTCTTTAGGCTGCTTAAAAAAGATGTTTCCACGCCTTTCCGCGTTTTGATTTGTTACGATCGCGATGATGATAATACGCTGCCCGTGGCTAAAGATGCCGCCAGGGAGCTGCCATATAAGGTGATATTCGTTAAGAATAACGCCGGAGGAGTGCATAACGCGGTTATCGCGGGATTCAATGCCAGCGACGCGCCGGCAGTATTGGTATTCCCGGCGGACGATAACGATAATACCAGGATAATAGACAGGATGTACGAAAAATTCAAAGAGGGAAATGATATTGTTGCCGCCAGCCGTTTCATGAAAGGCGGCTGTATGAAAGGCTGCCCCTGGCTAAAATCATTCCTGGTACGCTCCGCTTCATTTACGCTTTATTGGCTGGCAAGCATTCCGATAAAAGATGCCAGCAACGGTTTCAGGTTATTCTCCAGAAGGATTCTCGATACTGTCCCGATCGAGTCGAGCCAGGGTTTTACATATTCGCTGGAGTTTTTAGTTAAATGCCACCGTTTGTGCTGGAAGATCGCCGAAGTGCCGTCTTCCTGGTATCAGCGTGAAAAGGGGAAGAGCCATTTTCGCCTGTTTAAGTGGCTTCCATATTATTTGCGCTGGTATTTTTACGGGTTTATCACCACGTATCTTAGAAAAGTTCCGGCAGCTGTTAAGTTAAAAGGGTAA
- a CDS encoding MarR family EPS-associated transcriptional regulator, producing MNEHPPKEEILHIIKEIDSNSAITQRNISDKLGISLGKTNYLLNALIEKGIVKYKSFSENPGKISKIQYSLTKKGLEERIRLMHLFLKIKEEEYNKIRQEWESLNANGNSSVLKGDSLDEKEG from the coding sequence ATGAATGAACATCCCCCAAAAGAAGAAATTCTGCATATAATCAAGGAAATAGACAGTAATTCAGCCATTACCCAGAGGAATATTTCAGATAAGCTTGGAATATCTCTCGGTAAGACGAATTATCTGCTCAATGCCCTCATCGAAAAGGGCATAGTCAAATATAAAAGTTTTTCCGAAAACCCAGGGAAGATCAGTAAGATCCAGTATAGCCTTACCAAAAAAGGCCTGGAAGAGAGGATACGGCTTATGCACCTTTTTTTGAAGATCAAGGAAGAAGAGTATAACAAGATAAGACAGGAGTGGGAAAGTCTTAACGCCAATGGCAATAGTAGCGTACTAAAAGGAGACTCTTTAGATGAAAAAGAAGGATAA